One segment of Pseudomonas sp. FP2196 DNA contains the following:
- the gabT gene encoding 4-aminobutyrate--2-oxoglutarate transaminase produces MSKTNAELMARRTAAVPRGVGQIHPIFAESAKNATVTDVEGREFIDFAGGIAVLNTGHVHPKIIAAVTEQLNKLTHTCFQVLAYEPYVELCEKINAKVPGNFDKKTLLVTTGSEAVENAVKIARAATGRAGVIAFTGAYHGRTMMTLGLTGKVVPYSAGMGLMPGGIFRALYPNELHGVSIDDSIASIERIFKNDAEPKDIAAIIIEPVQGEGGFYVAPKEFMKRLRALCDQHGILLIADEVQTGAGRTGTFFAMEQMGVAADLTTFAKSIAGGFPLAGVCGKAEYMDAIAPGGLGGTYAGSPIACAAALAVMEVFEEEKLLDRCKAVGERLVTGLKAIQAKYPVIGEVRALGAMIAVELFENGDSHKPNAAAVASVVAKARDKGLILLSCGTYGNVLRVLVPLTSPDEQLDKGLAIIEECFSEL; encoded by the coding sequence ATGAGCAAGACTAACGCTGAACTGATGGCCCGCCGTACCGCAGCTGTTCCACGTGGTGTTGGCCAGATTCACCCGATCTTCGCCGAGTCCGCGAAGAACGCGACCGTGACTGACGTTGAAGGTCGTGAATTCATCGACTTCGCTGGCGGTATCGCTGTACTGAACACCGGCCACGTACACCCGAAAATCATCGCTGCCGTGACCGAACAGCTGAACAAGCTGACCCACACCTGCTTCCAGGTACTGGCTTACGAGCCGTACGTTGAGCTGTGCGAAAAAATCAACGCCAAGGTGCCAGGTAACTTCGACAAGAAAACCCTGCTGGTCACCACCGGTTCCGAAGCCGTGGAAAACGCCGTGAAAATCGCCCGTGCCGCCACTGGCCGTGCCGGCGTGATCGCGTTCACCGGCGCTTACCATGGTCGCACCATGATGACCCTGGGCCTGACCGGTAAAGTCGTGCCATACTCGGCCGGCATGGGCCTGATGCCAGGCGGCATCTTCCGCGCGCTGTACCCGAACGAACTGCACGGCGTGAGCATCGACGATTCGATCGCTTCCATCGAACGCATCTTCAAGAACGACGCCGAGCCGAAAGACATCGCCGCGATCATCATCGAGCCTGTGCAGGGCGAAGGTGGTTTCTACGTCGCGCCAAAAGAGTTCATGAAGCGTCTGCGTGCCCTGTGCGACCAGCACGGCATCCTGTTGATCGCTGACGAAGTACAGACCGGCGCTGGCCGTACCGGCACTTTCTTCGCGATGGAACAGATGGGCGTTGCTGCCGACCTGACCACCTTCGCCAAATCCATCGCTGGCGGCTTCCCGCTGGCCGGTGTCTGCGGCAAGGCTGAATACATGGACGCCATTGCGCCAGGCGGCCTGGGCGGCACTTATGCCGGTAGCCCGATCGCTTGCGCCGCGGCCTTGGCCGTGATGGAAGTGTTCGAAGAAGAAAAACTGCTGGATCGCTGCAAGGCTGTCGGCGAGCGTCTGGTCACTGGCCTCAAAGCCATCCAGGCCAAGTACCCGGTGATCGGCGAAGTCCGTGCTCTGGGCGCAATGATCGCCGTCGAGCTGTTCGAAAACGGCGACAGCCACAAGCCGAACGCTGCCGCTGTAGCGTCCGTCGTGGCCAAGGCTCGCGACAAGGGCCTGATCCTGCTGTCCTGCGGCACTTACGGCAACGTTCTGCGCGTACTCGTACCGCTGACTTCGCCGGACGAGCAACTGGACAAAGGTCTGGCGATCATCGAAGAGTGCTTCTCGGAGCTGTAA
- a CDS encoding response regulator, whose product MTAVVLPAVPRVLIAEADPWSRDLLKQVLLNVRCDARVDLCADGQQALDMLRDVPYDLAIVDWELPGTDGLNVLRSVRQRKRNPPLPFILMSSRTDSASVREALPLAPTAYLAKPLNMESLTERLQGLLLNAGEEVFCEVPTLAPGMTLSVFLERRREQADGAPLMTDVQVAVKRSLNPGGLDLKLLEDEIKTDPQITAVLIAAANSAAQHHGTAVQTLAQALHRLGTGQSMNLILGLALKRSAKLSDPCLADYAERYWGLSLHTAEYARTLARLLDLDQERCYCAGMLHRLGDLALLRCLQEWKQAGGELDEWEEVGDALAEFGAAYGSALRTRWRLPLELRELIASVYQLGGGVYSREALVMNMAAQMARLTEHEGVEELAKSRTARLLKIGLPELMRMRK is encoded by the coding sequence ATGACTGCCGTTGTTTTACCCGCCGTACCGCGAGTGCTGATTGCCGAGGCCGACCCATGGTCTCGTGACCTGCTCAAACAAGTGTTGCTGAACGTGCGTTGCGACGCTCGAGTGGATTTGTGTGCCGATGGCCAGCAGGCATTGGACATGCTGCGTGACGTGCCCTATGACCTGGCCATTGTTGATTGGGAATTGCCCGGCACCGATGGGCTGAACGTGCTGCGTAGCGTGCGTCAGCGCAAACGCAATCCGCCGCTGCCGTTCATTCTGATGAGCAGCCGCACCGACAGCGCCAGCGTGCGCGAAGCCCTGCCGCTCGCGCCGACCGCCTACCTCGCCAAGCCATTGAACATGGAAAGCCTGACCGAGCGTTTGCAGGGTCTACTGCTTAATGCCGGTGAAGAAGTGTTTTGTGAAGTGCCGACATTGGCACCTGGCATGACCTTGTCGGTGTTCCTTGAGCGACGCCGCGAGCAGGCTGACGGCGCGCCATTGATGACCGATGTGCAGGTGGCGGTCAAACGCAGCCTCAATCCCGGCGGGCTGGATCTGAAGCTGCTGGAAGATGAGATAAAAACTGATCCGCAGATCACCGCCGTGTTGATCGCCGCCGCCAACAGTGCCGCGCAACACCATGGCACGGCGGTGCAGACGCTCGCGCAGGCGCTGCATCGGCTTGGCACTGGGCAGAGCATGAATCTGATTCTTGGTCTGGCGCTCAAGCGCAGCGCCAAGCTCAGTGATCCGTGTCTGGCGGATTACGCCGAGCGCTATTGGGGGTTGTCGCTGCACACCGCTGAGTACGCGCGCACCTTGGCGCGTCTGCTCGATCTGGATCAGGAGCGCTGCTATTGCGCAGGCATGTTGCATCGTCTGGGTGATCTGGCATTGCTGCGTTGCTTGCAGGAGTGGAAGCAGGCCGGTGGTGAGCTGGATGAATGGGAAGAGGTCGGCGACGCGCTGGCCGAATTCGGTGCGGCCTATGGTTCGGCGCTACGCACTCGCTGGCGGCTGCCGCTGGAACTGCGCGAGTTGATTGCCTCGGTCTACCAGCTCGGCGGCGGCGTGTATTCCCGTGAGGCGCTAGTGATGAACATGGCGGCGCAAATGGCTCGCCTGACTGAGCATGAGGGCGTTGAGGAGCTGGCGAAGAGTCGCACGGCGCGGTTGCTGAAGATCGGCTTGCCGGAGCTGATGCGGATGCGCAAGTAA
- a CDS encoding sensor domain-containing diguanylate cyclase, with product MVNNNQKDSSLPQWPEAAQTLMALMHAQGEVARLSEREQLFSSLLVSVNAVLWAFNWETRQVLYVSPAYERIFGRSAGLLLADHNQWRDSIYPDDLDYAERSLAEVLRKGAVEDREYRIIAADGQVRWLSDKCFINRQDEPGQPVIIVGIAEDITDKKQMETELQRLATTDVLTQSSNRRHFFECAHREFEQARLQGAQLAFLLLDIDDFKVINDSYGHPQGDNVLQQIAECGRGSLRRGDLFGRIGGEEFAAVFPGCAPDMAMQVAERLQQQIQRLSFNHEGQTFGITVSQGLTSLTAEDESLDSLFARADAAMYEAKRQGKNRIISA from the coding sequence ATGGTCAATAACAACCAAAAAGACTCATCCCTCCCGCAGTGGCCCGAGGCCGCGCAAACCTTGATGGCGCTGATGCACGCCCAAGGTGAAGTCGCCCGCCTCAGTGAGCGCGAACAACTGTTCAGCTCGCTTTTGGTCAGCGTCAACGCTGTGCTCTGGGCGTTCAATTGGGAAACCCGTCAGGTGCTGTACGTCAGCCCGGCCTATGAAAGGATTTTCGGACGATCCGCAGGCCTTCTGCTGGCCGACCATAACCAGTGGCGCGACAGCATCTACCCGGACGATCTGGACTACGCCGAACGCAGCCTCGCCGAAGTGCTGCGCAAAGGTGCGGTGGAAGATCGCGAATACCGCATCATCGCCGCCGACGGCCAGGTGCGCTGGCTCAGCGACAAATGCTTTATCAATCGTCAGGACGAACCCGGGCAACCGGTGATTATCGTCGGCATCGCCGAGGACATCACCGACAAGAAGCAGATGGAAACCGAACTGCAACGCCTGGCCACCACCGATGTGCTGACTCAAAGCAGCAACCGCCGACACTTCTTCGAATGCGCCCACCGCGAATTCGAACAGGCACGCCTGCAAGGCGCCCAGCTAGCCTTTCTGCTGCTGGATATCGATGACTTCAAAGTGATCAACGACAGTTACGGTCATCCGCAGGGCGACAACGTGCTGCAACAGATCGCCGAGTGCGGCCGTGGGTCGTTACGCCGGGGTGATCTGTTCGGGCGGATTGGCGGCGAAGAGTTTGCGGCGGTGTTCCCCGGTTGCGCGCCAGACATGGCCATGCAAGTCGCCGAGCGCCTGCAACAGCAGATTCAGCGTTTGAGCTTCAACCATGAAGGCCAGACCTTTGGCATCACCGTGAGCCAGGGTCTGACCAGTCTCACGGCAGAGGACGAAAGCCTCGACAGCCTGTTCGCCCGCGCGGATGCGGCGATGTATGAGGCCAAACGCCAGGGTAAAAACCGGATTATTTCTGCCTGA
- the desA gene encoding delta-9 fatty acid desaturase DesA → MWYEGFLGLSAWSLVAVTLLMTHVTIVAVTVYLHRYSAHRSLELNAGLKHFFRFWLWLTTAQNTREWTAIHRKHHAKCETEDDPHSPVIKGLSTVLRKGAELYRAEAENPETLRIYGKNCPEDWIERNVYSRYPLLGVAIMGVIDLLLFGTIGITIWAIQMMWIPVWAAGVVNGLGHAIGYRNFECRDAATNLVPWGILIGGEELHNNHHTYPNSAKLSVKKWEFDLGWAWIKVFSFLRLAKVQRVAPIAHRVEGKGNLDMDTAMAILNNRFQIMAQYRKLVIGPLVKQELAKVDHSVRHQFHRAKRLLSRETSLLEDRHHARIQNMLEHSQSLKVIYEKRLALQQIWVKTSANGHDMLAAIKEWIHEAEASGIQSLREFADQLKTYSLRPATA, encoded by the coding sequence ATGTGGTACGAAGGTTTTCTTGGCTTGTCGGCCTGGTCACTGGTCGCAGTCACCCTGCTGATGACCCACGTGACAATTGTCGCCGTCACGGTCTATCTGCACCGTTACTCGGCCCATCGCTCACTGGAGCTGAATGCTGGCCTGAAACACTTTTTCCGCTTCTGGCTGTGGCTGACCACGGCACAGAACACCCGCGAGTGGACCGCCATCCACCGTAAACACCATGCCAAATGCGAAACCGAAGACGACCCGCACAGTCCGGTCATCAAGGGTTTGTCCACCGTTCTGCGCAAAGGCGCCGAACTGTATCGCGCCGAGGCCGAAAACCCGGAAACCCTGCGCATCTACGGCAAGAATTGCCCGGAAGACTGGATCGAACGCAACGTCTACAGCCGCTATCCGCTGCTGGGCGTGGCGATCATGGGCGTTATCGACCTGCTGCTGTTCGGCACCATCGGCATCACCATCTGGGCGATCCAGATGATGTGGATCCCGGTATGGGCTGCCGGCGTGGTCAATGGTCTGGGCCATGCCATCGGTTACCGCAATTTCGAATGCCGTGACGCGGCGACCAATCTGGTGCCGTGGGGCATCCTGATCGGCGGCGAAGAACTGCACAACAACCATCACACCTACCCTAACTCGGCGAAACTGTCGGTGAAGAAGTGGGAGTTTGACCTCGGCTGGGCGTGGATCAAAGTCTTCAGTTTCCTGCGTCTGGCCAAGGTTCAACGTGTAGCGCCAATTGCCCATCGCGTCGAAGGCAAGGGCAATCTGGACATGGACACCGCCATGGCGATTCTCAACAACCGCTTCCAGATCATGGCCCAATACCGCAAGTTGGTCATCGGCCCGCTGGTCAAGCAGGAACTGGCCAAGGTCGATCATTCGGTGCGTCACCAGTTCCACCGGGCCAAACGCCTGTTGTCGCGGGAAACCAGCCTGTTGGAAGATCGTCATCACGCACGCATCCAGAACATGCTCGAGCACAGCCAGTCGTTGAAGGTAATTTACGAAAAACGCTTGGCCCTGCAGCAGATCTGGGTCAAGACCAGCGCAAATGGCCACGACATGCTCGCCGCCATCAAGGAATGGATTCACGAGGCCGAAGCCAGTGGCATCCAGTCCCTGCGCGAATTTGCCGACCAGTTGAAAACCTACTCGCTGCGCCCAGCCACAGCCTGA
- the dibA gene encoding phosphodiesterase DibA, whose amino-acid sequence MSATYRDALRAALLYLVLAVVWLQGAGYLLNSFFDNSVDLVRWQLINGYVFAAFSAGLIFLARARLCEFLGIGARLRERHADRERLRQAAAVFDCTREGVLVTDLQGLIVHVNRAFIEITGYQRDEVLGQQPSLFKSGHHPPGFYQAMFATLESQGEWSGEIWNRRKSGEIYPQWQTIRVIHDDQRRVSHYVAVFSDISAIKHSEHELKHLAHHDPLTDLPNRLLFSDRAEQALASAQTHKRGCALLLLDLDHFKMINDSLGHNVGDRLLKAVAARLQALFGPGITLARLGGDEFAVLAESCPQPGQAAALAQRILDALKEPFCIDGDELFINASIGISLFPSDALSADQLLRNADAAVFKAKGSGRNGYALYTEELTAHAQQRVEIAFELRRALEQQELRVFYQPVHDLNTDRLIGVEALVRWQHPQRGLVSPAEFIPIAERTGLIAEIDAWVMQQACRQMCQWQQAGRVLAFVAVNISSRLFARRELYQQVAQVLRDTGLDPAYLELEVTESAVMDDPEVALEQMHRLRELGIRLAIDDFGTGYSSLLRLKRLPVQKLKIDQGFVAGLPGDEDDVAIVRVIIALARSMGMQVHAEGIEQAEQAAFLLAQECDLGQGYWFGRPVSADRLDWAKTPLIG is encoded by the coding sequence ATGTCTGCCACTTATCGCGATGCCTTGCGTGCAGCGCTGCTCTATCTCGTACTTGCGGTGGTCTGGCTGCAAGGTGCTGGTTATTTATTAAACAGTTTCTTCGATAACTCCGTCGATCTGGTGCGATGGCAACTGATCAACGGTTATGTCTTCGCGGCGTTCAGCGCCGGGCTGATCTTTCTGGCGCGGGCGCGGTTGTGCGAGTTTCTCGGCATCGGTGCGCGATTACGGGAGCGTCACGCTGATCGCGAACGCTTGCGTCAAGCGGCTGCGGTGTTCGACTGCACCCGCGAAGGCGTGCTGGTCACTGATCTTCAGGGCCTGATCGTCCACGTCAACCGCGCGTTCATCGAGATCACCGGTTATCAGCGCGACGAAGTCCTTGGCCAGCAACCCAGTTTGTTCAAGTCAGGCCACCATCCGCCGGGTTTCTATCAGGCGATGTTTGCCACGCTGGAATCTCAAGGCGAGTGGAGCGGCGAGATCTGGAACCGCCGCAAAAGTGGCGAAATCTATCCACAGTGGCAAACCATCCGCGTCATCCACGATGACCAGCGCCGGGTCAGCCATTACGTGGCGGTGTTTTCCGACATCAGTGCGATCAAGCATTCCGAGCACGAACTCAAGCACCTCGCTCACCACGATCCGCTGACCGACCTGCCCAATCGCCTGTTGTTCAGCGACCGCGCCGAGCAGGCGCTGGCTTCGGCGCAGACCCACAAACGCGGTTGCGCGTTGCTGCTGCTCGATCTGGATCACTTCAAGATGATCAACGACAGCCTCGGGCATAACGTCGGCGACCGCTTGCTCAAAGCTGTGGCGGCGCGTTTGCAGGCGCTGTTCGGCCCCGGCATCACGCTGGCACGACTCGGCGGCGACGAATTCGCGGTGCTGGCGGAAAGTTGTCCACAACCCGGGCAGGCCGCGGCGCTGGCCCAGCGCATTCTCGACGCGCTCAAGGAGCCGTTCTGCATCGACGGCGACGAACTGTTCATCAACGCCAGCATCGGCATCAGCCTGTTTCCCAGTGATGCGCTGAGTGCCGATCAGCTGTTGCGCAATGCCGATGCGGCGGTGTTCAAGGCCAAGGGCAGCGGGCGCAACGGTTACGCGTTGTACACCGAAGAACTCACCGCCCATGCCCAACAGCGGGTTGAGATTGCCTTCGAATTGCGCCGAGCGCTGGAGCAACAGGAACTGCGGGTTTTCTACCAACCGGTGCACGACCTCAACACAGATCGCCTCATCGGTGTTGAAGCGTTGGTGCGCTGGCAGCATCCACAGCGCGGTCTGGTGTCGCCGGCGGAGTTTATTCCGATTGCCGAGCGGACCGGGTTGATCGCCGAAATCGACGCCTGGGTGATGCAGCAGGCTTGCCGACAAATGTGCCAATGGCAGCAGGCCGGGAGGGTACTGGCGTTTGTCGCGGTGAATATATCGTCGCGGCTTTTCGCCCGGCGCGAGCTGTATCAGCAGGTGGCGCAGGTGCTGCGCGATACCGGGCTGGATCCGGCCTATCTGGAGTTGGAAGTCACCGAAAGCGCGGTGATGGACGATCCGGAAGTGGCGCTGGAGCAGATGCATCGCTTGCGTGAGTTGGGCATTCGCCTGGCCATTGATGATTTTGGCACTGGCTATTCGTCGCTGCTGCGGCTCAAGCGTTTGCCGGTGCAGAAGCTGAAGATCGATCAGGGTTTCGTCGCCGGGTTGCCGGGGGACGAGGATGACGTAGCTATTGTCCGGGTGATCATCGCGCTGGCGCGCAGCATGGGCATGCAGGTGCATGCCGAGGGGATCGAGCAGGCTGAGCAGGCGGCATTTCTGTTGGCGCAGGAATGCGATCTGGGGCAGGGCTACTGGTTTGGGCGGCCGGTGTCTGCGGATCGGCTTGATTGGGCGAAAACGCCATTGATTGGCTGA
- the oscA gene encoding sulfur starvation response protein OscA: MSASLRSVDGQDEATILREIQSALRDLRFGAVEITVHNAQVVQIERKEKFRLQQPGHKPS; the protein is encoded by the coding sequence ATGAGCGCATCCCTTCGCAGCGTTGACGGTCAGGACGAAGCCACGATCTTGCGTGAAATCCAGAGTGCCCTGCGCGATCTGCGGTTCGGCGCGGTGGAGATCACTGTGCACAACGCTCAAGTCGTTCAGATCGAACGCAAAGAGAAATTCCGTTTGCAGCAGCCGGGCCACAAACCGAGCTAA
- a CDS encoding sulfate ABC transporter substrate-binding protein yields MSLIRRYALAALASAVFVGSAVAKDYELLNVSYDPTRELYQDYNAEFIKFWQKDHAGDTVKIQQSHGGSGKQGRAVIDGLRADVVTLALAGDIDEIAKLGKSLPADWQKRLPEASTPYTSTIVFLVRKGNPKGIKDWGDLVKNDVSVITPNPKTSGGARWNFLAAWAYGLKANGGSEEKAKEYVQTLFKHVPILDTGARGSTITFVNNGQGDVLLAWENEAFLALKEDGGADKFDIVVPSLSILAEPPVAVVDKNAAKKGNEQIAEAYLKHLYSPAGQEIAAKNFYRPRDKDVAAKYAQQFPKLELVTIDKDFGGWKTAQPKFFNDGGVFDQIYQAQ; encoded by the coding sequence ATGTCGTTGATTCGCCGTTACGCTTTGGCCGCACTGGCCAGCGCTGTGTTTGTCGGTTCCGCGGTTGCCAAGGATTACGAACTGCTCAACGTGTCGTATGACCCGACGCGCGAGCTGTATCAGGACTACAACGCCGAATTCATCAAGTTCTGGCAGAAGGACCATGCCGGCGACACCGTGAAAATCCAGCAGTCCCATGGCGGCTCGGGCAAGCAGGGCCGTGCGGTGATCGATGGCCTGCGTGCCGACGTGGTAACCCTGGCTCTGGCCGGTGACATCGACGAAATCGCCAAACTCGGCAAGAGCCTACCGGCCGACTGGCAGAAGCGTCTGCCGGAAGCGAGCACGCCGTACACCTCGACCATTGTGTTCCTGGTGCGCAAGGGCAACCCGAAAGGCATCAAGGACTGGGGCGATCTGGTCAAGAACGACGTCTCGGTGATCACGCCGAACCCGAAAACCTCCGGCGGTGCGCGCTGGAACTTCCTCGCCGCGTGGGCCTATGGCCTGAAAGCCAATGGCGGCAGCGAAGAAAAAGCCAAAGAGTACGTGCAGACCCTGTTCAAGCACGTGCCGATTCTCGACACCGGCGCTCGCGGCTCGACCATCACCTTCGTCAACAACGGTCAGGGTGACGTGTTGCTGGCCTGGGAAAACGAAGCGTTCCTGGCGCTGAAAGAAGACGGCGGCGCGGACAAGTTCGATATCGTCGTGCCTTCGCTGTCGATCCTCGCCGAACCACCGGTTGCCGTGGTCGACAAGAACGCCGCGAAGAAGGGTAACGAGCAGATCGCCGAAGCCTATCTAAAGCATCTCTACAGTCCGGCCGGTCAGGAAATCGCGGCGAAGAATTTCTACCGTCCGCGTGACAAGGACGTGGCCGCCAAATACGCCCAGCAGTTCCCGAAACTGGAGCTGGTGACCATCGACAAGGACTTCGGTGGCTGGAAAACCGCGCAACCGAAATTCTTCAATGACGGTGGCGTGTTCGACCAGATTTATCAGGCGCAGTAA
- the cysT gene encoding sulfate ABC transporter permease subunit CysT, with protein MSRRISPVIPGFGLTLGYTLVYLSLIVLIPLAAMFIHASQLTWDQFWTIISAPRVLAALKLSFGTALCAAIINGIIGTLLAWVLVRYTFPGRKVIDAMIDLPFALPTAVAGIALTALYAPAGLVGQFAADLGFKIAYTPLGITLALTFVTLPFVVRTVQPVLADIPREVEEAAACLGAKPWQVFRHILLPALLPAWLTGFALAFARGVGEYGSVIFIAGNMPMKTEILPLLIMVKLDQYDYTGATAIGVLMLVVSFVLLLLINLLQRRIETP; from the coding sequence ATGTCGCGTCGTATCTCCCCCGTCATACCCGGCTTCGGACTGACGCTGGGTTACACCTTGGTGTACCTCAGCCTGATTGTGCTAATCCCGCTGGCGGCGATGTTCATTCACGCCTCGCAGCTCACCTGGGATCAGTTCTGGACGATCATCTCCGCGCCGCGCGTACTGGCCGCGCTGAAGCTGAGCTTCGGCACCGCGCTGTGTGCCGCGATCATCAACGGCATCATCGGCACACTGTTGGCCTGGGTGCTGGTGCGCTACACCTTCCCGGGGCGCAAGGTCATCGACGCGATGATCGATCTGCCGTTCGCCCTGCCGACGGCAGTGGCCGGTATCGCGCTGACCGCGCTGTACGCGCCGGCCGGTCTGGTCGGCCAGTTTGCCGCCGACCTCGGCTTCAAGATCGCCTACACCCCGCTGGGCATCACCCTGGCGCTGACCTTCGTGACCCTGCCGTTCGTGGTGCGCACGGTGCAACCGGTGCTGGCCGATATCCCCCGTGAAGTCGAAGAAGCCGCGGCCTGCCTCGGTGCCAAACCGTGGCAAGTGTTCCGCCACATTCTGCTGCCGGCGCTGCTGCCCGCGTGGCTGACCGGTTTTGCCCTGGCGTTTGCCCGTGGTGTCGGCGAGTACGGTTCGGTGATTTTCATCGCCGGCAACATGCCGATGAAAACCGAGATTCTGCCGCTGCTGATCATGGTCAAACTCGACCAATACGATTACACCGGCGCCACTGCCATCGGCGTGCTGATGCTGGTGGTTTCCTTCGTCCTGTTGCTGCTGATCAACTTGCTGCAGCGGCGCATCGAAACCCCATAA
- the cysW gene encoding sulfate ABC transporter permease subunit CysW — translation MSQSSIAAASSANAARRGSATSRRILIGLGWLIFFLFLLLPLFIVVSQGLKNGLGAFFTAIFEPDALSALKLTVFAVLISVPLNLVFGVSAAWCVSKYSFRGKSMLVTLIDLPFSVSPVIAGLVYVLMFGAQGLFGPWLQDHDIQIVFALPGIVLATIFVTVPFVARELIPLMQEQGTQEEEAARLLGANGWQMFWYVTVPNIKWGLIYGVVLCTARAMGEFGAVSVVSGHIRGVTNTLPLHVEILYNEYNHVAAFAVASLLLILALFILLAKQWSENRINRLRASAAEE, via the coding sequence ATGTCCCAATCGTCTATTGCGGCCGCGTCCTCGGCCAACGCTGCGCGCCGCGGCAGTGCCACATCGCGGCGCATTCTGATCGGTCTCGGCTGGCTGATCTTTTTCCTGTTTTTGCTGCTGCCGCTGTTTATCGTGGTATCGCAGGGCCTGAAGAACGGTCTTGGCGCTTTCTTTACCGCGATCTTTGAACCGGATGCGCTGTCGGCACTGAAGCTCACCGTGTTCGCCGTACTGATTTCCGTGCCGCTGAACCTGGTGTTCGGCGTCAGCGCGGCGTGGTGCGTGAGCAAATACTCGTTCCGCGGCAAGAGCATGCTGGTGACGCTGATCGACCTGCCGTTTTCGGTGTCGCCGGTGATCGCCGGTCTGGTCTACGTGCTGATGTTCGGCGCTCAGGGCCTGTTCGGGCCGTGGTTGCAGGATCACGACATTCAGATCGTCTTTGCGCTGCCGGGCATCGTGCTGGCGACGATTTTCGTCACCGTGCCGTTCGTGGCCCGTGAACTGATCCCGCTGATGCAGGAGCAAGGCACTCAGGAAGAGGAAGCCGCGCGTCTGCTCGGCGCGAATGGCTGGCAGATGTTCTGGTACGTCACTGTCCCCAACATCAAGTGGGGCCTGATCTATGGCGTGGTGCTGTGTACCGCGCGGGCCATGGGTGAGTTCGGTGCGGTGTCGGTGGTGTCCGGGCACATTCGCGGGGTCACCAACACCTTGCCGCTGCACGTCGAGATCCTCTACAACGAATACAACCACGTGGCCGCGTTCGCCGTGGCGAGCCTGTTGCTGATCCTGGCGCTCTTTATCCTGCTGGCCAAGCAGTGGAGCGAAAACCGTATCAACCGCCTGCGCGCCAGCGCCGCGGAGGAATAA
- a CDS encoding sulfate/molybdate ABC transporter ATP-binding protein has product MSIEVRNVSKNFNAFKALDNISLDIHSGELVALLGPSGCGKTTLLRIIAGLETPDQGNIVFHGEDVSGHDVRDRNVGFVFQHYALFRHMTVFDNVAFGLRMKPKNQRPSESQIATKVHELLNMVQLDWLSDRYPEQLSGGQRQRIALARALAVEPKVLLLDEPFGALDAKVRKELRRWLARLHEDINLTSVFVTHDQEEAMEVADRIVVMNKGVIEQIGSPGDVYENPASDFVYHFLGDSNRLHLGDDNHVLFRPHEVSLSRHELEDHHAAEVRDIRPLGATTRVTLKVEGQTDLIEAEVVKDHDSLTGLAKGETLFFKPKVWQKVGNL; this is encoded by the coding sequence ATGTCGATCGAAGTGCGTAACGTCAGCAAGAATTTCAATGCGTTCAAGGCGCTGGACAACATCAGTCTGGACATCCACAGCGGTGAACTGGTGGCGTTGCTCGGCCCGTCCGGCTGCGGCAAAACCACCTTGCTGCGCATTATTGCCGGTCTGGAAACTCCGGATCAGGGCAACATCGTGTTTCACGGTGAAGACGTGTCCGGCCACGATGTGCGCGATCGCAACGTCGGTTTCGTGTTCCAGCACTACGCCTTGTTCCGGCACATGACGGTGTTCGACAACGTCGCGTTCGGCCTGCGCATGAAACCGAAAAACCAGCGCCCGAGCGAAAGCCAGATCGCGACCAAGGTTCACGAACTGCTGAACATGGTGCAACTGGACTGGCTGTCGGATCGCTACCCGGAGCAACTGTCCGGTGGTCAGCGTCAGCGGATCGCGCTGGCCCGTGCCTTGGCGGTGGAGCCGAAGGTGCTGCTGCTCGACGAACCCTTCGGTGCCCTCGACGCCAAGGTGCGTAAAGAGCTGCGCCGCTGGCTCGCGCGTTTGCACGAAGACATCAACCTGACCTCGGTTTTCGTGACCCACGACCAGGAAGAGGCGATGGAAGTGGCCGACCGTATCGTGGTGATGAACAAGGGCGTGATCGAGCAGATCGGCTCACCGGGCGACGTCTACGAAAACCCGGCCAGCGACTTCGTTTATCACTTCCTCGGTGATTCGAACCGCCTGCACCTGGGCGATGACAATCACGTGTTGTTCCGCCCGCACGAAGTGTCGCTGTCGCGGCATGAGCTGGAGGATCATCATGCCGCCGAAGTCCGCGATATACGGCCGCTGGGTGCGACCACTCGGGTGACGTTGAAGGTGGAAGGGCAGACGGATCTGATCGAGGCCGAAGTGGTGAAAGACCACGACAGTCTGACGGGCCTGGCCAAGGGTGAAACCCTGTTCTTCAAGCCGAAGGTCTGGCAGAAAGTCGGCAACCTTTAA